Sequence from the Erythrolamprus reginae isolate rEryReg1 chromosome Z, rEryReg1.hap1, whole genome shotgun sequence genome:
cagcaatcttttaaaGGACAAGGCTCTGTCCTAtggggattggacagcgagcaaccccaCGTGattgctggacccgctctttcagTATGGAGAAACAAGGAAAACCACAAAATGGTTTTTTCCCTTAAAAAGAAAGATCAGAGCAACCAGGACATTTTTCCATATAATGGGAGATAAGACCAATCCTTGACAAGATTTAATAAAGGCAAAAGAAGTTAAAGAGAGATGGGAATAATAATACTAATCCTTCAATTCCATAAATACTATTAGGAACGGGATTAAATGATGAAAGATAAACTATTTCAAGAAATAACTCTACTAGAAACAGAGGTCTTAAGGAAGAAAGACCAATACTCAGATAGAAAGGCACCACATTACCCAATGAATTGTTTTAAGCTGCAACAGGAAAGTAACATAACGTTACACAATGTTACAGAGCCCCTGACTGTGACATAAAACATGCGAATAAGTTAACCTCACTTCTAACCTGAGCAGCCTCCGGCTCATATCTTCTTATCTTTCTTGGCAACCTAAATATGTCTCTTATTAAATGGTCCCTTAATAAATATACAACATAACCTACGGTATTCAATCAACCCTGTACAATGCTGTAACTAATTTGGGACTGGATCAACTAGTAGTCAAAaacactagactcaacaactgccttgatctcatcttctgcagcaGTTCAAATTCAATTTAtggattacaaataaaagaacccttttccaacagtaaTCCCAGCATGATAGACTTTTGCCTCAACATATACCCTTACAAAAATCATCATaatgatgggattccccattacaatttcaaaaaagccaactatgatctcataaACACTgacatctcttgattggcaaaccCTATTCAGTGGCTGTAGTACTGTTGAAGACCATTATAACATTTTCTTACTTGAAGTCAAAAGTTATTAAATGATATGTACCATTAATGGCACCCcaaaacaggaaaacaaacccatAACAATGAAAGTTCCAACAAAAATTAAATCTCTTTGGTGAAAAAACAAAACTGTCTACATACCCAACTTCAAAAGCTATTACAAAAacttatgccaacaaataaagattgaatgcaccaattatcatatcaatcaagaggaaaacctcctgcaCACAAAATCCAACCATCCATTTTACAATTTCGTAAGCAACAAACTTAAAGAGACGAGGACCATCCCACCCCTAAAAGGACCTAACCAAAAAACCCTGTAATGATGAAACTGTTAAatccaacctctttaacacattcttcagctcagtctttgtaaacagaaaCAACTTATGTCCAATATTTCCAAGGCaaaccacaaacacacacaccaatttcACAGAAGCCTTTGGAAAGACACGATGCAATCTAACACCATCTCTATCCATTGGACCAGATGAACTATGTGCCCCcttcttaaaaaaaacttttccaCTGCCCTGGCAGAACCACTGAACATGATTTTTGATAAATCCTTCAGGATCAGCTCTCTAACCAACctatgtagtttcttccccaaattactgaaattttaactttaaattgtctactgttgacctcaccccattcctatgagatctgtaaggagtgtgcataagcacactagtatgcctgccatccctgtcctaaattCCCCATTTATTTTGTAAGTATCATGTACTCAAAATCATGCTTGTAGTTATATATGTGCATATTAATATTTATACTTTGTATtcatatacatgcttgacaaaataaataaatttttaaaaaacctaaagtGCCACTAACTATGTAAACAAATGTAAAACAAGATTGTATGTGGGTCCTCGGTGCTCTATGACTTTAGTTGTTTTCTTCAGATATTTCATTTCTCAAATTAAGTGACAttctaatgaaatatctgcaggaAAACATCCAAATTCAGGTAACATCAATGACCTCTGACATGCATGCAGGCAGCAAGAAGTTGCACTTCTGGTTtcgagcatgcacatgcatgtcagCCAGTTGGTCTTCACACATGCAGGCACaccggaaaccagaagaccaggtgaccagtgcacatgtgcatgccggaaactggaagctcagtttcccagcatgcacatgtgcaccaagGAATTAGTTTCTGACATTCCTGCGCTTACACATGTATGTTCCTGTTTTGtcactcggtgccaaaaaggttcaccaacactgtcctgtaccatttcagacaaatagctattcagtctcttcttaaaagcctcaagTGATAGAACACCCACATGCCATTCCACTGgtggattgctctcactgtcaggaaagtcctccttaattctaggttgcttcttttctTGCTTAGTtttcattcattgcttcttgtcttgccttctggtactttgaaaaatatattcACCCCCACTTGTTGGTAGTAATCtttcaaatattagaacactgctatcatatcaaccctagttcttctttttaaTAGACCAGAGTTACCCAGTTgattgttttagcctccagctccctaatcatctttgttgctccttgcattccagaatctcaacatctttttatatcaaagtaaccaaaactggatgcagtattccaagggtggTCTTACCAAAGTCTTATAAAGTATAACATGTGATCTTTAGTctacccctctgttaatgcagcctaagactgcattgggttttttggcagtGGCAACACGCTACCAACTCAAATGTAAATAtttgtctactaggactccaagatctttctcagttattgataataataataataataataataataataataattattattattattattatttattagatttgtatgccgcccctctccgaagatattgAGTCAAGTTTCCCCTAATCTGTACTTGATCGCAGAGCAATTCTGAGGCTTGCTCTGAGATCTCTCCAAGatcaacatattttaaaattattcgctggacatgtttcagattctCTCAGATAACAAAAAACTGTTAGCAACCAGCAGCTTTTACAGAGTAGAACTGCACCAGGGCTTATAAATTGAAAACCTACTGTGGGTAGTTTAGTTTGCACCCATTCCCAGTCAATCCTTATATCTAGATCACACACATGTGAACATGCACGTAACTCAATTTAGCCAGAACAAATGTAGGTCGATGGGTATTTATTAAGTATCATCAAACATTAATAGGATTTAAGCGGCAAAATGGGACAAAAAACAGGCAAAAGCATGGAGAGAGATGAGCACAAAAGGAAGAATTTACATGATCTAAGAAATTAAGTACAACAAAAAGCATTAAACATTTTTAGAACCACTGGAAACAATAATTAGCATGGACAGTCCAAAGGAAGCCGCTTTTGgtgtttctaattttatttatagaCAGTTTCTGTTTTGTCTGCAATTCTTATATCTCCCATGTTACACTTGGGTAATGTAGCTAGGATTAGTTCTTCTCTCTTAAAATTCAGAAACAGTTTGTGCAGCCTTTTAAGCTCTCTGCAGCACATATTTattctctatagcagtgatgacgaaccttttttcccttgggtgccgaaagagcgtgggcgtgtgctatcgcacatgtgtgagtatccacacccataattcaatgcctggcgagggcgaaaacagtttccctcgccccctggaggctccctggaggctccctggaggccccctggaggctccctggaggccccctggaggccccctggaggctccctggaggccccctggaggctccctggaggccccctggaggcacaCTGGAGGcctcctggaggccagaaacgggctgtttcccaacttctggtgggcccagtaggcttgtgtttcaccatcccctggaggctctcttgaagccaaaaatggcctcccagagcctctgtgtgagccaaaaatcagctggcgggcacacacatgcatgttggagctgagctagggcaacagctcatgtgccagcagatatggcgccacgtgccacctgtggcacctgtgccataggttcaccatcactgctctatagataATAGAGCTATTTGTGAGAAAAATAAATTCTCAAAGGAATGGGAACCTattgatcaaatcaaatcaacatcaAATCAAAACATAAAAAGATTGTGGAAAATTTATTTACCTCACATATTAAGCTTGTTTTTAAACCCATAAACACACACCACTGCTAAACAGAGATAAAAGAGGGACACCAGGTGATCCTTCCTTTATTGTGCATTTAACGAGACAGTTTGGCAGAGAGTGATGGTGCATTTAAAATTCCACACAGGAAAGATCCCATTTAATGTGCCTTGTAAGAAGTGAAGTGATCAAAAAGACCAACACTTTTCTTTCAAGGCAATAAGGCTAATCACTTATAATAACAAACTGAGCATTTATTCCATACTTTGGGTCTCTGGACAATCATAAATGAGGTCCAAAGTAAATATTTCAGTTCAGCGATTCAACATGCCACACTTAACATGCTTAAAGGGAAGTGATGTCTTACTTCTGCTTCCCACTTTGGAAGATGTTTCAATATTTGTACAACTTTTCTGATATAATTTCACTGTGATCCGAATTGCTGGTGATATAATCAAAGAGAATGAAGCCATAAGCTGCGGGCTCCGGATTTGTCTGAGATGGAAAGAGTTTTATGAGTAAAGTAAATAGAAATAAAAGCAAGGATGAATCAAGAATCACTAAAGAGTAAGAAATACGAAAGAAAGTTATAAAAGTGCAGTAGACTCACTCTAAAATTCAGCTTCTGGATGACTTGCTGGGAATCACTTTCCATAATCacactataattttaaaaaagaaataagttAAAACGTGTTAGGAAAAAGATTTTTCAGTCTTGTTAATAATGCAAAAGAATCCTGACATGTTTCCTGTATATTCATTAACAGTGACCATCTTGCATAGAAAGAGGCATTGTTCCATTGAAGCAACATTCCTCGGtatttatctttatttctcaCCCTTTCTTTTCTGATTTCAGTTCGGCTGTCCTGTCTCCTACTGAAGTGAATTTTCCTTGACTTATAAATCTCAGTCTGAACAATTTATATCCCAGGGTAAGCAGTTCTCATCCATATGCCACATTCAGCTTTCAATCTAATTGCATGTAACGTCTTTCACATTCCATCTGAAATGTCCTCTTTTTTAAGAAGTACCCACACAATCgggaaaaaatgtaaatatattaaaaaaggctTACTACATCTGCTTCTATCCTGCTTTTGACCTTACTACCGTAGCTATAGCACTGCCCATCACCACCATCTTGCATcatcaagaatggtggaaggtcttaagcataaaacgtatcaggaaagacttaatgaactcaatctgtatagtctggaggacagaaggaaaagtggggacatgatcaaaacatttaaatatgttaaagggttaaatatgtttcaggagggaagtgtttttaacaggaaagtgaacacaagaacaaggggacacaatctgaagttagttgggggaaagatcaaaagcaacatgagaaaatattatttgactgaaagagtagtagatccttggaacaaacttccaacagacgtggttggtaaatccacagtaactgaatttaaacatgcctgggataaacatatatccattgtaagataaaatacaggaaatagtataagggcagactagatggaccatgaggtctttttctgccgtcagtcttctatgtttctatcttacaTTAACACTATGGGCCTAAAGCCCCTGTCAGCATATTCTTTTACCTAAAACAAAGACTGCTGAACTCAAGAGAGATTTACTTCTGATTACAAGTGTAGATATTCACTCTCTGTCTCAAGAAAGTGGGGACAAATCCAATTCAGAAGTAAATAAAGACAAATTTTGAAACGTGAATTTAAAGtaaccctttccccccccccccccattcaactGGCTTTCTTAATGTGACATACATATACAGGTATAGTATCTCTCAACTACTTTTAATCAgtgtttattgaatttatatgcctttTTCTCATGGTTCAAGGAGACTGTGAGCAGTTTATGAATCATGGCAATTATTTCTATATCCTGATTAAAATTTGAAAGTAATATGATTAGCTAGTTTGCCAATCTATTTTATAGCAGAAAGAGATTTTGAATAATATTATATTTAAACTGTACAATATTGTGCACTATACATAAAGTTCATTGTACTATGCATACTTAAATCAAAGATTACATTTAAAGAACACCATGTAGTGTTGATATGAAATGTATTCTACTGTAGTTTTTTCCTCTGGTTCTTAGCATGCAATATTTTCCCTTCCATAGAAATCTCACCCTCCATCAACAATCTCATCCACTACAAGGAATACTCCATCCATGTTTTCTATCAGAATTCGCTTCTCCACATTCTTTCTagataaaagagaaaatgacAGCAATGTTAATTTCAGGATACATTTGCTTTCCATTATTTCCTTCCCTCTACATTCCTCGGGATTTCTAATGTTATACACTTTTCAATGGTTTAAGGGTTTAAGCTTTAAGAGTTAatgttttttccttaaaaaacatCTATGAATGTAATTTCATAAAGGCTCAGATTGGAAAAAAGatctttaaaataaagaattatcAGGACTTTGTCTAATAACAACTTTCAGAATTTACTGGAGGACACCAGGACAAAAATTATGTGCTAGAATTATATTTGGTAAAGTCGATGATTCCCAAAGGaaaatagttatttttttaaacttatgaAAATGGAAGGTCTTTCTGGAAATGGACACTTCTTTCCAAAGATAATATCGGTTATAAATCATTGTTTAATTCAGGAGTTAAATATGCTGATTCCATGGTCTATAAGTGATTGCTTTGTTGGGGATGTTCTTTTTCACAACACCTAGCTTTGTTATTTTTGTGGCTAACGATTTGGACCATGTGGTCTAAATTTTGAGAATTTGCAGTAGCAAATATAGCTTTGATCCCAGTGGATCTTAGTTGGAGTATCTAGAGAGTAGAGGTCAAAGACTTGATTCTATTCCCTGGATTTTGATATAAGGTACTTTGGTTGAatgcaatcttttttaaaatttcaaaaccCAGATTCTATTCAATTTCTTCTGAAATATGTACAGTACATCTCTCCGTAATGAACTTTTGCCTTCTAGAAATAGCTTCCAAGAGAATTCAAAATAGCAaagaatgtctttttaaaaagtcaattatatTTACTTGTTAAAAGCACTTCTTAAAGGCCTTGAAAACAAATATAAAGGCCTTTATTTAGTGTCAACGTTATAGATAAATCTTTACAGGTGATATATTCCAAAATTGAGATATGAGTGCCAAAAATAGCAACCAACTCCGTAGTTGCTACTTATGtacttttattaaagtttctgaagAACCTCGGATATTGTTCTCTGTGTAGACACCAATCAGATATTTACGTCTATGCAATGGGAGGCCAATAACAGAGAGCATAATTCAGAggacatgttttatttatttattgttagagttggaagggaccatgcgggtcattgagtccaaccccctgcctaagcaggaaccctatagcatcctagccaaatggcagtccaattttctctttaaaaaatgttgaatttGCTTACAAGGAACTCCtctgggaaaaatatactgtaatgTCAATTCAATACAGTCAAGGTTAGGTGGAAGTGATCGTTTTCAATAACTCACCCAGAATTACTTAGGATTGATAGCCATATAATccttttaaacaaaaaaacaacacttTTAAAATGCCAGAGAAATCCCAAAAAGCCCTAAAGATATTTCTTGGGAGATATTTTTCATAAGAGCTTGCAACTTGGTCTGCATGCTTAGACTAACCGAAATCCTTCCATCTAAATGTCTCTTGCCATGTGCCAGGTCACTATAGACagcaatatatatattcataaacaAGACTGTTATGGATAGGGTCAATGGGTTCTGATAATTTCTGCTCTCTAATATATAATTTTGACACTTGATAAAGTTATCCCTAATTTCCAACAGAAGCAACAAAGGTAACTCACCGAAGCATATGATTGAGGGATTCAAAGAGACAGGAAAGAACTGACATCAGCATTAACTGGAAAAAAATGGGATTCAGAAAAGAAATTCTTATCAATTACAATCAATATCTGGTGTAAGCATATATTTCTGCTTAAGTACTACTCTTCAGAAATCAATTGGAAGCAGAATTAAATTGGGATTTCCACAAGGCTCTTTTACCTAGAAATATACTAGTTTCTTGCACAAAAATTATTTCGTGTAAATCATTATTTGGGGCCCCGTCCAATCAAGATGATTCTCAGAAACTCAATCACAAGCTTCCTCTCTGAAGTTTATTTCTTTCTCTGCTTCCCATTTAACCTTGTCCTGCCAGAGAGATAAATTTTGGGAAAAGGAAGCATGCACCAAATAGAAACTAAATACAAATacgaaatctagaatattcttttGCCTACTCTTTTGCCACACTTTTTGTTCATttgcctatacagtgttccctcgattttcgcgggttcgaacttcgcggaaagtctatgccacggtttttcaaaaatattaattaaaaatactttgcaggttttttccctataccacggtttttcccatccgatgatgtcatatgtcatcgccaaactttcgtctgcctttaataattttttttttaataaactttaataaataagcatggtgagtaataatctgaatggttgctaagggaatggaaaattgcaatttaaagtgttaagggaaggcttgtgatattgttcatagccaaaaatagtgtatttacttccgcatctctacttcgcggaaattcaactttcgcgggcggtctcggaacgcatcccctgcgaaaagcaagtacttcaaaaaatatttttaaaggttaTATTACCTCAttttcatgggaactccctaccacataaaagaaaagatcaatgCTGCTTTTATAGACTATCGTTAATCCTTCTAGGAAAGCAATCTCACCTGtagggggaaaagagaaagagacaattattttatttatttattcattcattcattcattcattcatttgatttgtatgccgcccctctcctaggactcggggtggctcacaacatattagaacaacataacaatatattttaaaatccaattaatatagctaaaaaacttaaagactctaatataatttaaaaaaacattcatcaccattcactcaagcAAGCATACTAAACATTGCTTGatcagggggctaagatctaatggccccaagcctggtggcatgaaTGGGTATATATCAACATCATGTTCAAAGTATCCAAAAACTGAGATGCTGATGGTTTGCCatacttctatttctattctttaaTTCATTTTGTCAATAAGTACAAGGAAACAAGTATCAGTATAGATACCtggaaaaaatggcacaaataaatgaatataaataagcaAAACATAGCCGTAAACACTTAATATGATTACATATAAatgggaacagtaggacagggatggtaggcatgctgaatGCGCTTACGCACACTCCCTTAGGGACCTCTTAAGAAATGTGTAAGGTCCACATAGTAGACAGTTTAAACTCCATAGTAGACAGTTTAAGATCTGGGGGTTAGAGAAACTAACAACAGGATCAGGTAAAGTGTTCCAGATATttactactctattgctgaagtcgtattttctacaatcaagaTTAGAGtggattacatttagtttgtatctaccGAGAGCCCTTGTGTTATTATGGTAGAAGTTAAAGTAGTAGTTAACAGATACAATATTATGGTCAGAATGTATATGACATAGCTCAAGGTTATCCAGGcctaaaatttcaagcctggtggtataaggaattgcaagcagaggagttgagtactcttcttgtaaaatatctgTGAACCCTCTCTAATATGTTAATGTCCGAAATACAGTATGGGTATTTTGGCTgtacctatctatctaacatctgcATAATTCAAGAACTATGGTTCAAAAGGAAGTTTTCCATTGATCCTAGTCATTAttgatatggttttttaaaaaaaataaaacctttcAAATTTAAGTTACTGGTGACGAGACTTCATGATTGTGCCTGTTATGAAAATAATTCAGAATTCTGTTCTTTGGAAATTGTCCAACCATGAATGCAGCCTCTTTCTGCTACTTGTTAATACTGTTCTGCTACTTCCTGCATTaacttgaagctttttttcctagGTTCAAGTCCTGCCTGAAAACCCCCCCACCTGTTTCAAGAATTGGGTTAACTTTAATAAATCAACTCCTCCAAGCAATTGCCCTTTCTCAGGTTTGCACAGAAGCCTGAGAAAAGATTGGCTGATTTAGTGAATAGCAGAGACGTGCTGTGTTCATGTCTGTGTAAGGTCCAAATCAGTGTTCCCAACTTTTTCAACTTGATGGCCTGGCCAGGGGGAGGGGTTGGTTCCATGTGAATGGTAAACACATGCATGACCACAAGTGGCCACCACTCATACAAGTGGAACTGTGTATGTGCTTGCATGCCACTTCTGCAGTCTGGTTCTGAATGGGTAGTGGCTCACTAGTGGGCTGTAGACTGGGTTTGGGGACCTGTGGTCCAAAATACTATATTTTGAATCATTATCAAAGTGTGCCCAATCCTGAGTTTAGTGAAAAATATGTTTGCCCTCATGATCACAATCAAATGGTGCCCCGAAGGGTTTTTCCTAAAATGCCCTGGGTATATAACTTTATGAAAGAGGTCCCATGGGATtggtggcatagaagtagaacaaacaaacaaacaaaccaatttcACCCACTGCTTGCCTCTTTGTTTCTGCTAGACTGAGTTCCTATGACGCTTAACCTCAAACTCAGATTAACAAAACATAATTGCTACAATCACCTACATGCCATGCCCTTAAATGAACCATATTATGGTTTAACATAAAAGTGTATTCATACAGTAGGCTAAGGATTCCTTATAAACTCTGAACTTCAAGCTGCACAACTTTTAGCCTTGCATACATGTACTCTGTATGGTCTTTGTAATCCCTGGCTGCTTGAAATACGTTTTGTCACACAGGAAGGAGATAAGAAATGCTAAATCAAGGGTTTTTGTTCTGCAAGCCAAGTGGTCCACTTGCTGAGTTTTGAGATGAATTTTTACTCACTTTCTGTCTTATGAGTTTTGTTGAAGACATTTCTCTCAAAATTCTTCTGTTCTTTTGTTGATGAAAATGTGTTGT
This genomic interval carries:
- the COPZ2 gene encoding coatomer subunit zeta-2 isoform X1 encodes the protein MRKAEARPRQHDHLGNAARGSGGGGGGGGGGADRAGGVPPGAMEIPSGLLLEPSLYTIKAIFILDSFGQRLLAKYYDNTFSSTKEQKNFERNVFNKTHKTESEIAFLEGLTIVYKSSIDLFFYVVGSSHENELMLMSVLSCLFESLNHMLRKNVEKRILIENMDGVFLVVDEIVDGGVIMESDSQQVIQKLNFRVDDSSLAEHSVTQVLQSAKEQIKWSLLK
- the COPZ2 gene encoding coatomer subunit zeta-2 isoform X2, whose amino-acid sequence is MRKAEARPRQHDHLGNAARGSGGGGGGGGGGADRAGGVPPGAMEIPSGLLLEPSLYTIKAIFILDSFGQRLLAKYYDNTFSSTKEQKNFERNVFNKTHKTESEIAFLEGLTIVYKSSIDLFFYVVGSSHENELMLMSVLSCLFESLNHMLRKNVEKRILIENMDGVFLVVDEIVDGGVIMESDSQQVIQKLNFRVLQSAKEQIKWSLLK